The window ACATGAGACACATTGGACTTTATTAATATTTGAGAGACAATGAGATTAGAGGGATGACCTAGACTGCTATGCCAAATAATTGATGTAACTTGTTGTCCAAGATAGGCAGCACCAATCATTATCTTCCTCCTTGAACCAAAATGAGTTGATGAAGTTATAGGGTACAATCCATTGGTACATAGTCATTTGAATAGAATCCTCTATGTTGTTTTGTCCtgaatccaaaagaaaaaagtatcAAAAGATTAACAAACAGTTATTATCAAGACAACTTTTATGAACTGGGAGCAAATTCGGAGTCAACTTTGGTACACATAGTACTGAATTTAATTTCAAAGGCTACAATGAGGTATTAATAATGCAGGAACCAACAAGTGATACTGATAAACTTTGACCATTGGCTTACTGAATAGTATCATTTGATGGATATGGAGTGACAAGAGACAAGTTGTTTACATCAGCAGTCATATGTTATGGCTCTTGAATCAGTGATCCACACTTGCTGAGATTAATTAGATGGTATTTGTGGAGGTGCAGAATGCAAATAATGATCAACATGCATTGTAGTCATTGGAGATGAGGTATTTTGATAGTAGAAAGCTACACTCTGATGAAGATTCCCATAAATATGACAACCTGGAGGAACTGCATTATTTCTGAATCTACAAGTGTCAGcaaaatgattatttttccTTCAGATTTGACAGTCTTGAGTATTCCTGAATTTACAGGTATCAACTATATGGTTATTCTTACCACAAATTTGACTAGTCTGCCGTTGAGGAATATAACCTTGTTGCTTTGGTGGAGAAACATCAAGAAATTCCAGGTGCTAAAAACCTATAATCTCCAGTATTTACATTCAATATCTTTCCCCTTGTCGTTGTTATTAAAGGACTTATAACCACTAGTTTTAGAATTAGAATATTATTATGAGAATTATAAGAACTTCCAGTTTTAGAATTAAACCCATTTGTATTAGCTACTAAAGTAGTAAGCATTGGAGTACCAGAAACATTATCAATCATAGCCTCTTCAGCAGAAATCGGGATCAAAGATACTTCAAAGAAATTACAGTTTCATGTCCTCTAATAATATACCTAATTGTATTATATTCAGCAGGCAATCCATTCAAGGGAAACTGATCAAATCAAAGATGTAATTGGAGATTGCAAGATCTGTAATTGAGATGCTGTCACCATTGTAACAGATACGAATCGAAATTCCCAAATAGAATGATTGAGGAATTTTATAAAACACCTTGCATGCTTAATATGACACACGAAGAATTGCTTAAatatgaaagaaagaaactcTAGAATCGAAGATTGAGATTATAGAATATCAAGAAATGATGAGGAAAAGAGCAGCAAGGAAGCTTATCTAAGATCGATATCCGTCAAGCATATAACTTTTTCGGTGAAGATACCATGAAGAAGGTTGAGGTTTCATGACAAAACCTATTGGGGAGTAGCTAAAACTCTTATAAGCCATCAAGGTTTCTTATTTCACCGACATAAACTCTTTTACTTTCACATCCTTACACGTCCTCTCACGCGtgtcaaattttcaagtcaaacaTGTAGACAACACTAATTGGATGATGTGGAGTATGTGTGGTTGTTAAGCTTCACATGTGGTGCCAATATGTTTTGGTACCATGTAAACCATGATGAGGTGGACCTTAGAGAGCAAGAttatcagagagagagagagagatttcttagagaagaagaaagaaaactgtATTTCATTTACAAAGAATAATTTGTGCACTATACACAAAATTAGTATATATCCTAATTAACTATGACATCTTATAAACTAAGCTATCCTACAACAGTTTGCAACTGCCTATCTAATCAATTTACACTTGTCAATATCACAACCATTAAACCTGTACTCCTAATAGTTTTCAGGTTGTCTCTATTAATCTGACAACTGTATGCTGGTTTACTCATCGCTACTAATTTATGGTATTCCGTTCAAAACAAATACATAGATGCCCACAGCGAAACCAACTGTTGGTGATGGAAAAGTTGGATTGCCTTACCTGTATTTCCTTTCCTCTCAGCCTTGCAATGAATGAAAAAGTCGTGTATTTCGTTGGAAAATTTGAATAGTGATCCAACTTTAAAAGCATAATTTGCAAATTGAATTAAACGtaaaaaatgactaaaatgaaatttgagcgagttaatttttttgtttaccaCCCCATTTCGTTGATTGGTGTACCATTATTATATGAAGTTGTCCAAGATGAAAATTAAAACTACAATCCAAATTTTATTGTctctaattctatttttttgagTCTGAAATTCAACTTGTTGTCAGTATTCAACAAATTATATACATGAAGAATATCCGACAAATAAAACAACAATAATTAACCTTTAAGTGACAATAGATTACAAAGGAAGTTTACACAAAAGCCctccacaaaaaataaaaacaaaacctgCAGCTAGGTTTTCATATATAGCACGAGGGTAATCGAACGTGGTTAACGGGTCAACCACGAAAAAATCACAAGGGAAAAAACCCTCCTGCAAAATAAAGCCTTGCTAGCAGCTTGAGTACAATGGCTGGTGTTTCCTCCAAAGGTCTTAAAAGCCAGAAAAAACCaccaaaaagggaaaaaaaaaaatacatgcgTAATGCGAACTTCAGAACTTCATATTTCTGGTCCCACCAACTTGAGCAAAGCCTGTCTTAGATTTTTTACAAGATCTTTCACTGTCATGCTGAATTCTACATTCATCTGTAATTAAGAATTGGAGTCTTATTAGTTAAGGGTAAAAAACCTGTTAAGTTTATGCACTGAATTAACCTAACCAAATTTATGTACCTGAGCAACTACAGTGATATCAAGAGTTGAATTGCCAAGGGGCAAGGCACAGCTGTGAACAATGGTGAGATCAAGCTTTTCTATTTCACTCAGTATGCTTGCCAAACATCCTTTGGTTTTCTCGCTGTGGATTCGTATGAGGACCTCTTTGTCCGAAACTCTTGCTTCGATTTCCGGTAGTGGCTGGTTAGAGCAGCTCTCAGAGTTCTCGTCGGATGAGGATATATCATCATCCGCTGAGTACTGAGTCCTCTTCACAAACACCACTGCTTCCACAGTTTTCTTGGCTGCTTGTTTCTCCAGCATTTTCGTAAGTTCTTGAAGATGTTTCACGTACTTGATCGCATCTCCGAGGACCGAAGCCTTGTCCGTCTGCAATTTTGTGAAAAGGGGTAGTTTAGAATCTTTGACGGAAGCTACTATAACCAAATTAAACTAGAAGTATTTTCTTATCAGACAACTCGAATACCAGAATCAATCTGAGTCATTGATTAGACAAATCTTACATAAAATTTAGAtcattaactatttaaaacatGACATACTGTACGAAAAGAGGTTATATTAGATCATAACAACTTTACAACATAACGTACTGTCTAACTGAGAACACATTAATTAGgggtaaaaaatgaaaaagtttaACTAATTAGTACCTTCTTCAGGCCTGGAAGTAAGGCAGATAGAGCAATGAACCGCTGGCTGAGATTTTCTCGGCGCTTTCTCTCAGCAAGAACATGATCTTGAGCATCTAAAGGACTTCTAGTCACCGTAGCGTCCCTCTTGATCCCTTGTCCATGTTTCGGTGAGCAAGATTGGGGGTCATAGATACCTTGGGAAATCAAAGCTGGAGGGTTCAATTTCCCATTGGAATATTCCACTTCATTCTTTGGCTTGATAACTCTGCAATCTAGACCATAGTACTGCTGAGAAGTGGTTGGGGGTGATGAGTTGGAGTTTTCAAAAGAAATTAGGtgtgaagaggaggaagaagaagcattGGCAGTAATTATGTGGTCAGTGGAGCAAGAGTTCCAACTACTAGTGTTGTTCTTAGGCTGTTTTGCTGGCCTTTCATGAGTCCCGGACATCTGATGAAGATTTTCGATGGATGCTTTGCTGAAGTTGTCGGCTTTTGGGGTGAAATTTGGATAGGATGAGTAGCTCTCAGATGAGAAAGATTGGAAATTGAGCTCATCAAGTGAGTAGTCCAGGGAACTCATTTCGTATTGATTGATGAAAGTAGGATCTTCCATTTCCTACatataaattaatcaaaacattaACAGAGAACCAAAAATTTGAACAACTTTTTAAGATTAACTTTGGACTCTTTTGTatcaattctattttttttttcattttctttgttgattTCTTCATGTTTAGGGTACGGAAGggtatatataataaattgtataattaaaaaaaaaaagcgagaCTTACGAAATCAGATACCCATTTTGCTGATGAGATCATGTCCATTAATGCACCTGGTTTCTTTACTTGGGAGTGAACCGAAATTTAGCTGCACCGTTGGAttcaactaaaataaatagtaaatcTTAGTTATATATGAAGGCATGAATAGAACTTGAACAAAGAACAAAGATTTCATGGAAGGCTGATATGTAGACTATAAATGATCATAAAGAAGCCCAGAAATTAAGCGTAGCAACCCCAAGAAAACTCCttggaaattggaaaaaaagaaacagTAGCACTGAAAGTTGAAACACCTCACCTTAAGATTACCGAAGACTATGCAAGTTTTTGTTTCTCCAGTTCTCCAGGAAGGACGAGTCTTGCAATCTTTTATAGGCGTACGAACGCGCTCTACATCGAGATGTTGACTAAAAAGCaagcaaattaagaaaattgaaCGTACCGATCCAATAAGATACTATAAATGCTAGTGGCACGTGTGAAAATGTTTCCCGCATTCTTATGAGTGAACACTATTCATTTGGAGGCTTTTTCCTCCGGGTCAATTTATGACTTTTCTTGTTTTGACCTACAAATATTGCCACATCGGCAATTATATTGGCCGATTCATTGGGTGAACTGATTTTCGATCGGATCGCATTAGAAATATACGTGGATTGCAAATTTCATATACCGTTGGTTAGAAGAAATTTCACTtacaagaaaacaaacattGTTAGTTTAATTAACGAAAACCTTGAGAAAAGGAGGAGGGGTCCACCAAAGGGCATCCGATGCCTAAGTCAGAAAAGATAGAGAGAAAAATAGAACTTGAGAGAGTTTTGAATAGTAATTGATGATTATTGTTTTCTCTGTTTGACATGGCTATTTATACTGAAAAGCTCTAACATGTAGGTTGGAGTTGAGGCTAGAGAGAATACTAGACAATCCTTGATGATGCAGGCTAGTTTTTGCAGTCTTACTAGCTCGTAGTTCTAATAGTCCATATTGATAAGAGCGCAGATGCACTAAACACTTAAGGGGAGACTCAGAAGAGTCAGTGCCTACCACCATTGGACTGTGTACATGGCTTAATAGTAGGAGATATTATGGGCCGCATAGAGAGCCCATGGTTTGTATGTGGCATAAAACCTTGTTAGCTTAGGGCAAATTACGTCTTATTCCCTTAGGGTAATTTTATGCTCTACCCACGACGTCAAGGGTATAACCGTCATATTGAGCATATTGTTCAcgcattttttttcctaaacccTTGAACATCCAGTAGCTCTTATGTTATACGAGCCAACACAAATTCTTCTTAAAAGTCATCAGAATGATGTCGTGagaatcaaaattttttttttacgaaaatAACGATGAGCCATAGTTGTAGAATAATTATTATATGAGTGATCAATATATTAATATCTTACTCACTTTTTTCGCCCTACTGTGGAAGTCCCTAGCTAGTGTTATTAGATACGTTAAATCAAACTGGCTAGCCATAatagcttttcaaaatcaaactctagcaaaattaacaaaaatatggcTAATCTCTTGTAGATACTCTTAAGGTTTTAGATTCGAGTTTCACCAACCACAAGTTTAAGGTTTCCAAATTTGAGTAGGATCCAAAATAGTTTAGATGGAAAAATTATGATCCCATGTCATAACttatatctttttttatttttaaacaaaggatattatctacactaagggggaggcaGTGGGTTTCGCCTCACAAGTATCtagcaataatgttgttcagatacacatttggcgagaatcaaacctaagacttctcacttacaagtgaagaagaatactattaGACCGTATTAACGTGAGTCAATGCTATATTTCAGGAATTATAGATGTATTGTTCAGGTATGTAATCATGTGATTGATATCCTGTATAATTGGGATTCCAGTTTCCAGATTTATGGGACCTCCTGTACAACTATATATATTCCTCCGAGAGAGAAGAATAAATCTTAACaattaaaccctaaccctatacTTTTATctgaccgtagtactaagtgacaactTATATTATTAACTGTGTATTATTTATATGAATTTTGATAATTAGGCTCATGAGAATTGGGATATTGGGAAGGCGCGCAGTTCAAAGGGTACAAGGTAGGGAGCTTTGACctcaaaaagagaaaatatttaAGGTAATTTCTGTAAGCATTTTGGAGCTTTTTGCCCGCGACAAGGTTGGTTCTAGTTCCGCACAAGGACATAGCCATTGATTCATTGTAATTTCTCTTCCACTTTCTCATAGTTACGAGAATTTTGTTTTATGAGAATGCAACACTATCTCTTAATTTGAACAGTCTATTCATATTGCCTCTTAATATTATCGTCAAGTGATATTCTCTTTCACTTGTAATTGAGAGATCTTATATTTTAATCTCGTGAAT of the Pyrus communis chromosome 1, drPyrComm1.1, whole genome shotgun sequence genome contains:
- the LOC137719947 gene encoding transcription factor bHLH18-like, whose translation is MDMISSAKWVSDFEMEDPTFINQYEMSSLDYSLDELNFQSFSSESYSSYPNFTPKADNFSKASIENLHQMSGTHERPAKQPKNNTSSWNSCSTDHIITANASSSSSSHLISFENSNSSPPTTSQQYYGLDCRVIKPKNEVEYSNGKLNPPALISQGIYDPQSCSPKHGQGIKRDATVTRSPLDAQDHVLAERKRRENLSQRFIALSALLPGLKKTDKASVLGDAIKYVKHLQELTKMLEKQAAKKTVEAVVFVKRTQYSADDDISSSDENSESCSNQPLPEIEARVSDKEVLIRIHSEKTKGCLASILSEIEKLDLTIVHSCALPLGNSTLDITVVAQMNVEFSMTVKDLVKNLRQALLKLVGPEI